From the genome of Halomonas sp. 1513, one region includes:
- a CDS encoding transposase: MRNRYSEQFKWQVVQQCLRVGGSIKEVARQLELDYSMVRRWLEHYRQHGPSGLRQTRHHYGSSFKREVLERMWRDGLSIRQAEALFDIRAAGAIGRWERQYHSGGLTALAPKRKGRRPMPQKPPSPPKPCADEERSHEELLEELAYLRAENAYLKKLDALIQEKRATTRGKKPKPSKD, encoded by the coding sequence ATGAGGAATCGATATAGCGAGCAGTTCAAGTGGCAGGTGGTGCAGCAATGTCTGCGCGTGGGGGGCAGCATAAAGGAGGTAGCCCGCCAGCTTGAGCTGGATTATTCCATGGTCCGGCGATGGCTGGAGCATTACCGGCAGCATGGTCCTTCAGGGTTACGCCAGACGCGCCACCACTACGGCTCATCGTTCAAGCGTGAGGTGCTGGAAAGGATGTGGCGCGACGGCTTGTCGATCCGTCAGGCCGAGGCCCTGTTTGATATCCGTGCCGCTGGCGCTATTGGCAGATGGGAACGCCAATATCATAGTGGGGGTCTGACCGCGTTAGCCCCAAAGCGTAAGGGACGCCGCCCCATGCCCCAGAAGCCCCCATCACCGCCCAAGCCTTGCGCCGATGAGGAGCGCTCCCATGAGGAACTGCTCGAGGAACTGGCCTATCTACGGGCAGAGAATGCCTACTTAAAAAAGCTCGATGCCTTGATCCAGGAAAAGCGGGCGACGACGCGGGGCAAAAAGCCCAAGCCGTCCAAGGATTAA
- a CDS encoding transposase: MLLRAAELPRSTFYYQIKALDADDRYAALKARIRAIYDRHKGRYGYRRITSVLRQAGEAINHKTVQRLMQQLGLKSLVRPKRYRAYRGAEGYAAPNTLQRRFQAQRPHQRWVTDITEFKVNGQKLYLSPVMDLYNGEIIAFQTGPRPVFDLVKGMLKKAFSRLIAGDRPLLHSDQGWHYRHPRYRRLVVEKRILRSMSRKGNCLDNAAMESFFGTLKAEYFHLNRFDTIEQLQQGLDRYIHYYNHERIKMKLKGLSPVQYRTQALSAD, encoded by the coding sequence CTGCTGCTGCGTGCGGCCGAGCTGCCGCGCAGCACGTTCTACTACCAGATCAAGGCCTTGGACGCTGACGATCGGTACGCGGCTCTGAAGGCGCGTATCCGGGCGATCTACGACCGCCACAAAGGGCGCTATGGCTACCGTCGCATCACCTCCGTTCTGCGGCAGGCAGGTGAGGCGATCAACCACAAGACCGTCCAGCGGTTGATGCAACAGCTAGGCTTGAAGTCCCTGGTTCGCCCTAAGCGGTATCGTGCCTACCGAGGCGCGGAAGGCTACGCCGCCCCGAATACGTTGCAGCGTCGGTTTCAGGCTCAGCGTCCCCATCAACGGTGGGTGACAGACATCACCGAATTCAAGGTCAATGGCCAGAAGCTCTACCTGTCACCGGTCATGGATCTATATAACGGAGAGATCATTGCCTTCCAGACAGGGCCACGCCCGGTGTTCGACCTGGTGAAGGGTATGCTCAAGAAAGCCTTTAGCAGGCTGATCGCGGGGGACCGGCCGCTGCTCCACTCGGATCAGGGCTGGCATTATCGCCACCCCAGATATCGCCGCCTAGTGGTGGAGAAGCGGATACTCCGTAGCATGTCACGGAAAGGGAACTGTCTGGACAATGCTGCGATGGAGAGCTTCTTCGGCACCCTGAAGGCTGAATACTTCCATTTGAACCGGTTCGACACCATAGAGCAGCTGCAGCAAGGCCTCGACCGTTACATCCATTACTACAACCACGAGCGTATCAAGATGAAATTAAAAGGCCTGAGCCCTGTGCAGTACAGGACTCAGGCCTTGAGCGCCGACTGA